A single window of Nitrospiraceae bacterium DNA harbors:
- a CDS encoding phosphate-starvation-inducible PsiE family protein, which translates to MKSTIPSTDPSFFNSSFQQSSAWLTKALEADLTHFWMKGIKAVLSLLIVTILVGLAGGVLRIFLNLEALFTEPLEQVFRQLIVDTLIILAIVEVFKTTVTYFSEGRVKVTFIVDTILVVMLTEIISKWFSEAHLEQWMILGGILVVLAIIRVVAVQWSPTRAENAPEWTTTPKSH; encoded by the coding sequence ATGAAATCCACGATACCGTCCACCGATCCTTCCTTCTTCAATAGCTCTTTTCAACAGTCATCTGCGTGGCTGACCAAAGCGTTGGAAGCCGACCTGACTCATTTCTGGATGAAAGGCATCAAAGCCGTCCTGAGTTTATTGATTGTTACCATCCTCGTAGGGCTCGCTGGAGGAGTCCTAAGAATTTTTCTGAATTTGGAAGCCCTTTTCACAGAACCCCTTGAACAGGTCTTTCGTCAACTCATCGTGGACACGTTGATTATTCTCGCGATTGTTGAGGTATTTAAAACCACGGTCACCTATTTTTCCGAGGGACGAGTCAAAGTCACATTCATTGTTGATACGATTCTCGTGGTCATGCTTACCGAAATTATCTCGAAATGGTTTTCGGAAGCCCACCTGGAGCAATGGATGATCTTGGGTGGAATATTGGTGGTATTGGCCATTATCCGGGTGGTCGCCGTTCAATGGTCACCGACCCGAGCCGAAAATGCCCCGGAATGGACGACAACCCCAAAATCACACTAA
- a CDS encoding CBS domain-containing protein produces MVRVEQLMTRELACVEITQAVSVAANLMRIRKIGSLLVKRGEELVGIVTESDIVRKVVAFHFPSEYIQVGDIMSSPLLSIDESESIFEAAGIMQAAHTRHLVVGNQSHVLGMLSVRDLLAPVAKDEL; encoded by the coding sequence ATGGTACGAGTTGAACAGTTAATGACGAGAGAACTGGCTTGCGTGGAGATCACCCAGGCGGTATCCGTCGCCGCCAACCTGATGCGAATTCGCAAAATCGGAAGCCTGTTGGTGAAACGTGGGGAAGAGTTAGTGGGCATTGTGACGGAAAGCGATATCGTGAGAAAAGTTGTAGCCTTTCATTTCCCTTCAGAGTATATCCAGGTCGGAGATATTATGAGCAGCCCTCTCCTCTCCATTGATGAATCGGAGTCGATTTTTGAGGCTGCCGGGATCATGCAGGCAGCTCATACGAGACATTTAGTGGTAGGCAACCAGTCCCACGTGCTCGGGATGCTGTCGGTTCGGGATTTATTAGCTCCCGTTGCAAAGGATGAATTATAA
- a CDS encoding porin, producing MACLSLFLLPDVQASDALVDVLREKEVLTKEDWIRIEAAEEKKAVEQQKAFDDKFPVEVGWGNKGFEFRTKDGKFATQIQWRFQGRFTYPTNGDPISAADFNEGPQSTLELRRVRMKIGGHGYQPWIKYYFELDLQSTSNSGGSPGSTRLIDWRISLEKFKFLSLQLGQWKVDYNRERRDSSGAQQFVERSIVNEIFTIDRQVGAMLYGHVAPGTAFDSRYYAGVFTGSGRGEANDDANMMYFGRYQWNFLGRDLKWSQSDVEFHELPTGSVAFGAYTTVGKCTRWSSSGCGTLPEDNSAGVPYTSDSAATAGQYRVQGMVEEFAFKWRGLSIQHEYHWKEVKDDSYPEGAPGYKTNMMGSYSQIGYFPHYLIPAVPKPLEVAFRYAFVDPNISAPNDRRQEYTTAINWFFAGHRNKITLDGSWLTLAQPAGQNQHEQRVRLQWDVSF from the coding sequence ATGGCGTGCCTAAGCTTGTTTCTGCTGCCGGATGTCCAGGCAAGTGATGCACTGGTCGATGTGTTGCGCGAAAAAGAGGTACTCACGAAAGAAGATTGGATCAGGATTGAGGCGGCAGAAGAGAAAAAAGCTGTGGAGCAGCAAAAAGCGTTTGACGATAAATTTCCTGTTGAAGTCGGTTGGGGCAACAAAGGGTTTGAATTTAGAACGAAAGACGGCAAATTTGCGACACAAATTCAGTGGCGGTTCCAGGGTCGCTTTACATATCCCACAAATGGAGATCCGATATCAGCCGCAGATTTCAATGAGGGTCCTCAAAGCACTCTGGAACTTCGGCGGGTTCGGATGAAAATCGGCGGGCATGGCTATCAACCCTGGATCAAGTATTATTTCGAGTTGGACTTGCAATCCACTTCCAACTCCGGTGGGTCACCGGGATCGACCCGATTAATCGACTGGCGGATTAGCTTGGAAAAGTTTAAATTTCTGTCGCTGCAACTCGGCCAATGGAAAGTCGATTATAACCGGGAACGGAGAGACTCGTCCGGTGCTCAGCAGTTCGTGGAGCGGTCCATCGTCAATGAAATCTTTACTATCGACCGACAGGTCGGAGCCATGCTGTATGGCCATGTGGCTCCCGGGACGGCTTTTGACTCCCGGTATTATGCCGGCGTCTTTACCGGATCCGGCCGGGGAGAAGCCAACGACGACGCCAACATGATGTATTTCGGACGATACCAATGGAACTTCCTTGGACGCGATCTGAAATGGTCACAAAGTGACGTGGAGTTTCATGAACTCCCCACGGGAAGCGTGGCCTTCGGGGCTTATACCACCGTCGGCAAATGTACCCGATGGTCATCCAGTGGTTGCGGCACCTTACCCGAAGACAATTCGGCCGGTGTGCCCTACACCTCTGATTCGGCTGCGACAGCAGGACAATATCGGGTGCAAGGCATGGTGGAGGAGTTCGCCTTCAAATGGCGGGGGCTGTCTATTCAACATGAATATCATTGGAAAGAGGTCAAGGATGACAGCTATCCGGAAGGTGCACCGGGCTATAAGACCAACATGATGGGGAGTTATTCGCAGATCGGGTATTTCCCTCACTATCTCATTCCGGCGGTGCCCAAACCCTTGGAAGTGGCCTTTCGGTATGCCTTCGTCGACCCCAACATTTCCGCACCCAATGACCGGCGGCAGGAATACACCACCGCCATCAATTGGTTTTTTGCCGGACACAGAAACAAGATCACTCTTGATGGCTCCTGGCTGACGCTGGCCCAGCCGGCAGGTCAAAACCAGCATGAGCAGCGGGTCCGCCTGCAATGGGACGTCTCATTCTAA
- a CDS encoding porin, with the protein MKYLFLALVCCGLLAQTQAWAVDPLYEDSLENVLLEKGIITKEDWIRIQAEREKREQELNTRMDQEFPVTVGYGRRGFEFATKDGKFATQIQWRFQGRWSYPTDSDPISAADFNEDPQSTFQLRRVRMKIGGHGYQPWIKYYFEMNWQSTSNAGSSGISPQLLDWRISLEKFSFLSLQLGQWKVDYNRERRDSSGNQQFVERSIVNEIFTIDRQVGAMLYGHVAPGTAFDSRYYAGVFTGSGRGEANDDANMMYFGRYQWNFLGRDLKWSQSDVEFHELPTGSVAFGAYTTVGKCTRWSSSGCGTLPEDNSAGVPYTSDSAATAGQYRVQGMVEEFAFKWRGLSIQHEYHWKEVKDDSYPEGAPGYKTNMMGSYSQIGYFPHYLIPAVPKPLEVAFRYAFVDPNISAPNDRRQEYTTAINWFFAGHRNKITLDGSWLTLAQPAGQNQHEQRVRLQWDVSF; encoded by the coding sequence ATGAAATACCTGTTTCTGGCATTGGTCTGTTGCGGGCTGTTAGCCCAAACCCAAGCCTGGGCCGTGGACCCTCTCTATGAGGACAGTCTGGAGAATGTGTTACTGGAAAAAGGAATCATTACCAAGGAAGATTGGATCCGCATTCAAGCCGAGCGAGAAAAAAGAGAGCAAGAACTTAATACCCGTATGGATCAAGAGTTTCCCGTTACGGTGGGATATGGAAGAAGAGGGTTTGAATTTGCAACGAAGGATGGTAAGTTTGCCACACAGATTCAATGGCGGTTCCAAGGTCGCTGGTCCTATCCCACAGACTCCGATCCTATCTCTGCCGCAGACTTTAATGAAGACCCGCAAAGTACCTTTCAACTTCGGCGGGTTCGAATGAAAATCGGTGGGCATGGCTATCAACCCTGGATTAAATATTATTTTGAGATGAATTGGCAGTCCACTTCGAATGCCGGCAGTTCCGGCATAAGTCCCCAATTGCTTGATTGGCGGATCTCGCTTGAAAAATTTTCGTTCCTTTCCCTGCAACTCGGCCAATGGAAAGTCGATTATAACCGGGAACGGAGAGACTCCTCCGGCAACCAGCAGTTCGTCGAACGGTCCATCGTCAATGAGATCTTTACCATCGACCGACAGGTCGGAGCCATGCTGTATGGCCATGTGGCCCCCGGGACGGCCTTTGACTCCCGGTATTATGCCGGCGTCTTTACCGGATCCGGCCGGGGAGAAGCCAACGACGACGCCAACATGATGTATTTCGGACGATACCAATGGAACTTCCTTGGACGCGATCTGAAATGGTCACAAAGTGACGTGGAGTTTCATGAACTCCCCACGGGAAGCGTGGCCTTCGGGGCTTATACCACCGTCGGCAAATGTACCCGATGGTCATCCAGTGGTTGCGGCACCTTACCCGAAGACAATTCGGCCGGTGTGCCCTACACCTCTGATTCGGCTGCGACAGCAGGACAATATCGGGTGCAAGGCATGGTGGAGGAGTTCGCCTTCAAATGGCGGGGGCTGTCTATTCAACATGAATATCATTGGAAAGAGGTCAAGGATGACAGCTATCCGGAAGGTGCACCGGGCTATAAGACCAACATGATGGGGAGTTATTCGCAGATCGGGTATTTCCCTCACTATCTCATTCCGGCGGTGCCCAAACCCTTGGAAGTGGCCTTTCGGTATGCCTTCGTCGACCCCAACATTTCCGCACCCAATGACCGGCGGCAGGAATACACCACCGCCATCAATTGGTTTTTTGCCGGACACAGAAACAAGATCACTCTTGATGGCTCCTGGCTGACGCTGGCCCAGCCGGCAGGTCAAAACCAGCATGAGCAGCGGGTCCGCCTGCAATGGGACGTCTCGTTTTAA
- a CDS encoding phosphate ABC transporter ATP-binding protein, whose amino-acid sequence MIPDPENRSGWRAWLPYPSTEPCCEPVPHIRANNLSIAYQGHQALRNVTMEIHRGCITALVGPSGCGKTSFLTSLNRLTDLIPGCQVSGNLHMHELDILAPTTDVLQLRRTVGMIFQKPTVFPFSVRKNLELPLREHGTCDRTLLASAMEKVLQQVGLWDEVKDRLDHPAQALSGGQQQRLCLARALVLAPDVLLLDEPCSALDPLSSGIVEDLIVTLRGQVTLIIVTHNLAQARRIADHIAFFWSCDGVGQLIEYDTAQAIFETPAHELTAAYISGARG is encoded by the coding sequence ATGATCCCTGATCCCGAGAACCGGTCAGGGTGGAGAGCATGGCTTCCCTACCCATCTACGGAACCCTGCTGTGAACCGGTTCCCCATATTCGCGCAAATAATCTTTCCATCGCCTATCAGGGTCATCAGGCGCTTCGAAATGTCACGATGGAAATTCATCGGGGATGCATTACGGCGTTAGTGGGACCTTCAGGTTGCGGGAAAACCAGTTTTCTCACAAGTCTCAATCGCTTAACGGATTTGATACCGGGTTGCCAGGTCTCGGGGAATCTGCACATGCATGAACTGGATATCCTGGCCCCGACGACCGATGTCCTCCAATTGCGTCGTACCGTGGGAATGATTTTTCAAAAACCCACCGTCTTTCCTTTTTCGGTCCGCAAAAATCTGGAACTCCCCCTCCGTGAACACGGAACGTGTGATCGCACGCTCTTGGCCTCCGCCATGGAAAAAGTCCTCCAGCAGGTTGGTCTCTGGGATGAAGTCAAAGACCGGCTCGACCATCCCGCTCAAGCCTTGTCGGGAGGACAACAACAGAGACTCTGCCTGGCAAGAGCACTCGTGTTGGCGCCAGATGTTCTTCTGCTTGATGAGCCCTGCAGTGCGCTGGACCCGCTATCCAGTGGAATCGTTGAAGATCTGATCGTCACCTTGCGAGGTCAGGTTACCCTCATTATTGTCACTCACAACTTGGCTCAGGCCCGGCGCATTGCCGACCACATCGCATTTTTCTGGTCATGTGACGGGGTTGGCCAACTCATCGAATATGACACCGCCCAGGCCATATTTGAGACTCCCGCACATGAACTTACCGCAGCCTATATTTCCGGTGCCAGAGGATAA
- the pstA gene encoding phosphate ABC transporter permease PstA has translation MSRQSRYVQESATTAIIWIAAILVAVPFFCLMGDLLWNGLNHLSFSFVFSAPQNAGREGGIGPILISTLLILGVCMGVALPMGLGTALFLAEYTRHDHILGRLIRGSLDVLAGVPSIVFGLFGNALFCQTLGLGFSILSGGLTLACMVLPILIRTVEESFRAISIEQRLSAAALGLSKPTTVRTILLPAALPGLLVGVILGLGRAIAESAALIFTSGYVDRMPESLMDSGRSLAVHIYDLAMNVAGGNPHAYATALILVGLLYIINFSSSRIATRWITLNQLHA, from the coding sequence ATGTCCCGACAAAGTAGATACGTCCAAGAATCTGCCACAACCGCGATCATATGGATAGCGGCCATCCTGGTCGCCGTACCCTTTTTCTGCTTGATGGGTGATTTACTCTGGAACGGGTTGAACCATCTGTCATTCAGCTTCGTGTTCTCGGCTCCACAGAATGCGGGGCGGGAAGGCGGAATCGGCCCCATCCTCATATCCACGCTGTTAATTCTCGGAGTGTGCATGGGAGTAGCCTTACCGATGGGTTTGGGGACCGCACTGTTTCTTGCCGAATACACCCGTCATGATCATATTCTGGGCCGCCTGATCCGAGGCTCACTGGATGTGCTGGCAGGCGTGCCCTCCATTGTCTTCGGACTGTTTGGCAACGCCCTATTCTGCCAAACCCTCGGATTAGGATTTTCTATTTTGTCGGGAGGTCTCACCCTAGCCTGCATGGTGTTACCGATTTTGATTCGCACGGTAGAAGAAAGTTTTCGCGCCATTTCCATTGAACAACGATTATCCGCAGCGGCCCTTGGCCTCTCAAAGCCGACCACGGTTCGAACCATTCTCCTCCCTGCGGCCCTGCCCGGCCTTCTCGTCGGAGTCATCCTCGGACTCGGACGAGCCATTGCAGAAAGCGCGGCCTTGATTTTTACCAGTGGGTACGTGGATCGCATGCCGGAATCGCTGATGGACTCAGGACGATCTCTTGCTGTGCACATTTACGATCTTGCCATGAATGTGGCCGGGGGCAACCCTCACGCCTATGCCACCGCTCTCATTCTGGTGGGCCTCCTGTATATCATTAATTTTTCCTCTTCCCGTATTGCCACACGATGGATAACACTCAATCAACTCCACGCATGA
- the pstC gene encoding phosphate ABC transporter permease subunit PstC → MISSSNNISSRSKGDFLLSWSVRLLALMAGGLLLLVISFLIRESWPALQHIGLARFFHDPDWYPLDESYRLTAMIWGTLLATAGAILLSAPLGILSAIFCHFYAPPLLSRWYRRMVELLAGIPSVVFGFWGLVVLVPIIGRWHPPGTSLLAGILILTLMIIPTIMLVAHASMAHVPIAYIHSASALGFSRGSLIWHVVIPTSKVGLFTGILLGLARALGETMAVLMVCGNVVQTPSHVFDPIRTLTANIALEMSYALADHRAALFVSGLFLMGLVILIVSLAEGLRHGNIYVPTK, encoded by the coding sequence ATGATCTCATCCTCAAACAATATTTCGTCCCGCTCCAAGGGTGATTTCCTGTTGTCGTGGAGCGTGCGCCTCCTCGCATTGATGGCTGGTGGGCTCTTGCTACTGGTCATATCTTTTCTCATTCGTGAATCCTGGCCGGCACTACAGCATATTGGGCTTGCCCGTTTTTTCCACGACCCCGATTGGTACCCTCTCGATGAATCGTATCGGCTGACGGCTATGATATGGGGAACCCTCTTGGCGACCGCGGGGGCGATCCTCCTTTCAGCTCCACTTGGCATTCTGTCAGCTATCTTTTGTCATTTTTATGCGCCCCCTCTGCTCAGCCGATGGTACCGACGCATGGTCGAACTCCTGGCAGGAATTCCTTCAGTCGTGTTCGGCTTCTGGGGTCTCGTGGTTCTGGTCCCGATCATCGGCCGCTGGCATCCTCCAGGAACAAGCCTGCTGGCCGGCATCCTCATCCTGACGCTCATGATCATACCCACGATCATGTTAGTAGCCCACGCAAGCATGGCCCACGTTCCCATCGCCTATATTCATAGTGCCTCAGCCTTAGGATTCAGTCGAGGGTCATTGATTTGGCATGTGGTGATTCCCACATCAAAAGTCGGACTCTTCACCGGTATCCTGTTGGGATTGGCACGGGCGTTGGGAGAAACCATGGCCGTTCTCATGGTCTGTGGAAACGTCGTCCAAACCCCGTCCCATGTGTTTGATCCGATCAGAACCCTGACAGCAAACATTGCCCTGGAAATGTCCTATGCGTTGGCCGATCACCGGGCCGCATTATTCGTCAGTGGTCTCTTCCTCATGGGACTCGTCATCCTGATTGTCAGCCTGGCAGAAGGCTTGCGACATGGGAATATCTATGTCCCGACAAAGTAG
- a CDS encoding phosphate ABC transporter substrate-binding protein: MPVSLLEIIGVIVLCTICSLDASLAQADGHKLVITGSSTMAPLVAEIGKRFETRHPGIRIDVQTGGSSRGIADVINGVADIGMASRALKSQEQHLHGSVIAQDGITIILHRSNPVQELTDDQIRAIYTGGITHWNQVGGPDAPITVVNKAEGRSTLELFLTYFQASNRDIHAHVVIGDNEQGIKTVAGNPHAIGYVSIGTAQYDATHGIPIRLLPLQHIPATIETVREGTFPLSRPLTLVTKSPPAGLIKDFIDFARSSEANDLILKQYFVPLQG, translated from the coding sequence ATGCCTGTCTCTCTTCTTGAAATCATAGGCGTCATCGTACTCTGCACGATATGTTCATTAGATGCCTCGCTTGCGCAAGCTGATGGACACAAGCTGGTCATCACCGGATCCAGCACCATGGCCCCCCTGGTCGCGGAAATCGGCAAACGATTTGAGACACGTCATCCCGGAATCCGAATAGACGTCCAAACGGGAGGTTCTTCACGCGGCATTGCTGATGTCATCAATGGAGTCGCTGACATTGGGATGGCATCTCGTGCTCTGAAATCTCAAGAACAGCATCTGCATGGATCCGTCATTGCCCAAGATGGGATTACCATCATCCTGCATCGATCAAATCCTGTTCAGGAATTAACCGATGATCAAATCAGAGCTATCTATACCGGAGGAATCACCCATTGGAACCAGGTTGGCGGGCCTGATGCACCCATTACCGTCGTGAATAAAGCGGAAGGGCGTTCCACCCTGGAATTATTTCTGACCTATTTCCAAGCATCCAATCGCGACATTCACGCTCATGTGGTTATCGGAGACAATGAACAAGGCATTAAAACCGTGGCCGGCAACCCCCACGCGATTGGATACGTCTCCATTGGCACGGCACAGTATGATGCCACCCACGGCATTCCGATCCGACTATTACCGTTGCAACACATTCCCGCCACGATTGAGACGGTCCGGGAAGGTACGTTTCCCCTCTCGCGTCCCCTGACACTTGTAACAAAGTCTCCTCCAGCAGGACTCATTAAAGACTTCATTGATTTTGCGCGATCCTCTGAGGCCAATGATCTCATCCTCAAACAATATTTCGTCCCGCTCCAAGGGTGA
- a CDS encoding winged helix-turn-helix transcriptional regulator, producing MKIKNTSSSCASKLKVLSDPTRLAVLESLMSGQKNVGELMEQLNVEQSLLSHHLSVLRDNDLVEALREGKTVIYKLPENVADSTSGKAINLGCCKISFD from the coding sequence ATGAAAATCAAAAACACGTCTTCTTCCTGTGCAAGCAAGCTCAAGGTACTATCAGACCCAACACGCCTGGCGGTTCTTGAATCCCTCATGTCCGGACAAAAAAATGTCGGGGAATTGATGGAACAATTGAACGTGGAACAAAGCTTATTATCCCATCATTTAAGTGTGTTGCGGGATAACGACCTGGTGGAAGCCTTACGGGAGGGAAAAACCGTGATCTACAAACTCCCGGAAAATGTTGCAGATTCTACGAGTGGAAAAGCCATCAACCTTGGATGCTGCAAAATCTCTTTTGATTAA
- a CDS encoding phosphate ABC transporter substrate-binding protein — MRLKKSKFLRGAMLFGLIFIVLSSFATAADDLFPSVDQQVPRYSPHSRVSGKVEIDGSNTMKTILETWKDKLEKIHPDLEISLKTEGSNTGVESLMSGKTKIAAMSRPMTNQEIEKFTKQVGYVPTAIPVAVDAFAIFVHKDNPLDHITFQQLDALFSSDRRRGAPESIDTWGQLGLSGVWEKSSIVPHIRDAKSGTGQFFREFVLLDGKDKETSVVQPGAASIVHAVMNDPYAVGYSGIGYRTNSVKPLPVAAGDGDPFVEPTFESASNGSYPLRRVLYLYVNEPPDMEHAPLFSEIIKFAVSLEGQQVVAKSGFFPLPTKDLMALSATWSRPMASVSNAKGPKDLK; from the coding sequence ATGAGATTGAAGAAAAGCAAATTTCTTAGGGGTGCGATGCTGTTTGGGTTGATATTCATAGTGCTGAGTTCTTTTGCCACAGCAGCAGACGACTTATTTCCCAGTGTGGACCAACAGGTGCCTCGATATTCCCCACATAGCCGTGTGTCGGGAAAAGTCGAAATCGACGGGTCCAATACCATGAAAACGATTTTGGAAACATGGAAGGACAAGCTGGAGAAAATTCATCCTGATTTGGAGATCAGTCTGAAGACGGAGGGATCCAACACGGGCGTTGAATCATTGATGAGCGGGAAAACAAAGATTGCGGCCATGTCTCGTCCGATGACGAATCAAGAAATCGAGAAATTCACCAAACAGGTAGGTTACGTACCCACGGCGATCCCCGTTGCTGTCGATGCGTTTGCTATCTTTGTTCATAAGGATAACCCACTTGACCACATTACATTCCAACAATTGGATGCGTTGTTCTCCTCGGACAGGCGCCGAGGGGCTCCGGAGTCCATCGACACGTGGGGTCAGTTGGGCCTTTCCGGGGTATGGGAAAAATCTTCCATTGTTCCTCACATACGGGATGCGAAATCAGGGACCGGACAGTTTTTCAGGGAATTCGTTTTGTTGGATGGGAAAGACAAAGAGACGAGTGTGGTTCAACCTGGTGCCGCCTCCATTGTGCATGCCGTCATGAATGATCCTTATGCCGTCGGCTATAGTGGAATCGGCTATCGCACCAATTCCGTGAAACCCTTACCTGTGGCTGCCGGTGATGGCGATCCATTTGTCGAGCCGACATTTGAATCCGCAAGCAATGGGTCCTATCCCCTTCGTCGAGTGTTATATCTCTATGTGAATGAACCCCCAGATATGGAACATGCTCCTCTCTTCTCCGAAATCATTAAATTTGCGGTGAGTCTGGAAGGCCAACAAGTGGTTGCTAAATCGGGCTTTTTTCCGCTTCCTACCAAAGACCTCATGGCTTTGTCCGCTACCTGGTCCAGGCCGATGGCTTCGGTCTCTAACGCGAAGGGACCGAAGGATCTTAAATAG
- a CDS encoding transglutaminase family protein, with the protein MMYQVTHRTTFSYTQPVAISHHVLRLTPRTHPRQHCLRSTVTLDPTPSVRSEGEDYFGNPMTHLTIQTPHPQLIVEAKTVVEVLKPEPIPLDQSPPWEQVVQQLQNPLDSPNLEAQQFMYDSPYITIDDATYDFVRECFPSGRPLLAGVMELTSRIFEEFTYEGGVTEVSTPVQDVLTSRKGVCQDFAHLEIAALRSLGLPARYISGYLLTHPPEGQEKLVGADASHAWVAAWSPGLGWVDFDPTNNIIPGDEHITLAWGRDYGDVSPINGFMVGGGQHTLAVSVDVSPAPHPSLV; encoded by the coding sequence ATGATGTATCAGGTTACACATCGGACCACCTTCTCCTACACCCAGCCGGTTGCCATTTCTCATCATGTCTTGCGTCTCACTCCACGGACCCATCCTCGACAACATTGCCTTCGATCCACCGTGACATTGGATCCCACGCCATCGGTCCGTTCAGAAGGTGAGGATTATTTTGGCAATCCCATGACTCACCTGACCATTCAAACCCCTCATCCCCAATTGATCGTCGAAGCCAAAACCGTCGTGGAGGTCCTCAAGCCGGAGCCGATACCGTTGGATCAAAGTCCGCCTTGGGAGCAAGTCGTCCAACAACTCCAAAATCCCTTGGATTCACCGAATCTGGAAGCCCAACAATTTATGTATGATTCCCCCTACATCACCATTGACGATGCCACGTATGATTTTGTTCGTGAATGCTTTCCATCCGGGCGTCCGCTTCTGGCCGGGGTGATGGAATTAACCAGCCGAATTTTTGAGGAATTCACCTACGAAGGAGGTGTGACCGAAGTGTCCACCCCGGTTCAAGATGTTCTCACCTCACGGAAGGGCGTTTGCCAGGACTTTGCGCATTTGGAAATTGCCGCACTCCGCAGCCTGGGTTTGCCCGCACGCTATATTAGTGGATACCTTCTGACGCATCCACCTGAAGGACAGGAAAAACTGGTGGGCGCCGATGCCTCACATGCCTGGGTAGCCGCATGGAGTCCCGGCCTCGGTTGGGTCGACTTTGATCCCACCAACAATATCATTCCCGGCGATGAACACATCACCTTGGCCTGGGGAAGAGACTATGGGGATGTCAGTCCGATTAATGGCTTCATGGTTGGGGGCGGACAGCATACGCTCGCCGTATCCGTGGACGTCAGCCCCGCTCCACATCCTTCACTCGTGTAA